TAATAACTTTCTCGGTCTTTTTCATTGAGAAAATAGCTTTCCTCTAACGTTTTAAACTTTGCCATTAGCTCATTTGCAATAGCTATCAATATCGCTTCGGCATGATGATCTGTAACAATATTAAGATCATCCGGTCCTCGATTATTCCTCTTAACATAACGATACGCATTTTCCATTGAATGGATTTTTCTAATATGGCGCATATAGCCTATAACAAGCCCTGTTAAGCCGATGAATGTTGTTACCATCACCGGATAAAGGACACGCATAATCTCCGAATTATGATAGAGGAGCCATGCCCCTGAGAAAAAAATCTGCGCAAACACATACAGGGCAATACTTCGATGGTTTTGTCGTAAATATATACTTAACTGACGCATGTCTGCTTTACTCAATAACATAACCCACACCCTTTTTTGTCACAATAAAATTTTCAATATCAAGCGTCTGTAGTTTCTTGCGCACACGATTGATATTAACGGTTAGTGTATTATCATCAACAAAATATTCTTGGTCCCATAAGGCTTTCATTAATGCTTCTCTTGATACAATGCGCGTCTTTCGTTCCATCAATACCTTAATAATTCGAAATTCATTTTTGGTTAACTCAACGCACTGATCTTGATACGTCACACTATTTGCTGTCATATTTAAGATGACACCACGATGTTCAAGCAGATTGACTTTGGTTTTCCCATAATCATACGTGCGCCTTAATAGACCTGCAATCTTAGCATTTAAGACTTCAAGTTCAAATGGCTTTGCTATAAAATCATCTCCACCCATATTGATGGCCATAATAATGTTCATCTGTTCTGTTGCCGATGAGATAAAGACAATCGGAACTTTTGATACCTTACGTATCTGATCACACCAATAGAAGCCATTATAAAACGGCAAGGTAATATCCATTAATATCAAATGCGGGTCTATGTGTACAAATTCTTTTGCAATGGCATCAAACTTTTTTACCACATGGACTTCATAGCCCCAACGTACTAATGTATCTCGGATAGATTTTTGTAATCCTTTGTCATCTTCAACCAAATAAATTCGATACATCCTATATCCTCTCATTCATCCACATTTAGTGACATATCTCCAGGCTTTATCCACATTTTCTTACGCATAAGTTCCGAAATTGTGAATGTTAATACGGCGGGCAAGATAAAGTGTAGTACAACAATCTGAATCAAAAGCAAATACGAAGAGCGCTCTGGTGACATCGTCTGCCAGGTCATTAATTGACCGACGAAGCCGCTTGTTCCCATCCCCGCTCCAGAAGCATTATTACTCATCTTAAACACAACCGTTGACACCGGTCCTAAAATAG
This sequence is a window from Vallitaleaceae bacterium 9-2. Protein-coding genes within it:
- a CDS encoding response regulator transcription factor, coding for MYRIYLVEDDKGLQKSIRDTLVRWGYEVHVVKKFDAIAKEFVHIDPHLILMDITLPFYNGFYWCDQIRKVSKVPIVFISSATEQMNIIMAINMGGDDFIAKPFELEVLNAKIAGLLRRTYDYGKTKVNLLEHRGVILNMTANSVTYQDQCVELTKNEFRIIKVLMERKTRIVSREALMKALWDQEYFVDDNTLTVNINRVRKKLQTLDIENFIVTKKGVGYVIE